One window of the Shimwellia blattae DSM 4481 = NBRC 105725 genome contains the following:
- a CDS encoding MFS transporter, giving the protein MSEVVCETPHVKVSAHWGGVFAMTLAIFVLIASEFMPVSLLTPIARDLAITEGQAGRGIAISGAFAVLTSLLLPAIAGRLDRKYLLSGMTALMAISGVTIALAHSYPVYMVGRALIGIAIGGFWSISTATAMRLVPPHRVPRALAIFNSGNALATVVAPPLGSYLGTTVGWHGAFLCLVPVAVVALLWQGFSLPAMKAADSGKAQGGVYRRLCRPVVLLGLLACGGFYMGQFALFTYLRPFLEHVTRVSAGTLSLMLLITGMAGVVGTLVISPLFSRRLWPVLIAIPLVMAAIAGILMLAGHHAWVVAPLLAGWGMVSTAAPVGWWTWLARTLPGEAEAGGGLMVAVIQLSIAMGSTAGGMMFDQYGWQSAFGLSGVLLVCAAVLTFRLARRG; this is encoded by the coding sequence ATGTCTGAAGTAGTTTGTGAAACCCCCCATGTGAAAGTATCTGCGCACTGGGGGGGCGTTTTTGCCATGACACTGGCGATTTTTGTTCTGATTGCCTCAGAGTTTATGCCGGTCAGCCTGCTGACGCCGATTGCCCGGGATTTAGCCATAACCGAAGGGCAGGCGGGGCGGGGCATTGCGATTTCCGGTGCCTTTGCCGTGCTGACCAGCCTGCTCCTTCCGGCGATTGCCGGGCGGCTGGATCGTAAATACCTGCTGTCGGGAATGACGGCGTTGATGGCCATATCGGGGGTGACGATTGCCCTGGCCCACAGTTATCCGGTTTATATGGTGGGACGGGCACTGATTGGTATTGCCATTGGCGGGTTCTGGTCCATATCTACGGCAACGGCGATGCGCCTTGTGCCGCCGCACCGGGTTCCCCGGGCGCTGGCTATTTTTAATAGCGGTAATGCGCTGGCAACCGTGGTAGCGCCGCCGCTGGGCAGTTATCTGGGGACGACTGTCGGGTGGCACGGGGCGTTTTTATGCCTGGTGCCAGTGGCGGTTGTGGCGTTGCTCTGGCAGGGCTTCAGCCTGCCTGCCATGAAGGCCGCTGATTCCGGTAAGGCTCAGGGTGGGGTGTACCGGCGGCTTTGCCGCCCGGTTGTGCTCCTCGGTTTGCTGGCCTGCGGGGGCTTTTATATGGGCCAGTTTGCGTTATTTACCTATCTGCGCCCGTTTCTGGAGCATGTTACCCGGGTGAGTGCCGGTACATTATCCCTGATGCTGCTTATCACTGGCATGGCGGGGGTTGTCGGCACGCTGGTTATCAGCCCGTTATTCAGCCGCAGGCTCTGGCCTGTGCTGATAGCGATTCCGCTGGTGATGGCGGCCATTGCCGGGATCTTAATGCTGGCGGGGCATCACGCCTGGGTGGTGGCCCCCCTGCTGGCGGGCTGGGGTATGGTTTCCACGGCAGCCCCGGTGGGGTGGTGGACATGGCTTGCCCGGACATTGCCCGGTGAGGCAGAGGCCGGAGGCGGGCTGATGGTCGCCGTGATTCAGCTTTCCATTGCGATGGGGTCAACGGCCGGGGGGATGATGTTCGACCAGTATGGCTGGCAAAGCGCGTTTGGGCTGAGCGGTGTGCTGCTGGTGTGCGCGGCGGTGCTGACATTCAGACTGGCGCGCAGGGGGTGA
- a CDS encoding type VI secretion system Vgr family protein, protein MLTDHAAFTGKGSLSRYVLDINASTVKPDVLRFRGTEALSKPFSWRIEFTTSQQVQGEDVLLKYASFSMRGCKVVHGIITGLEWLSSTADQLHYAVTLESRLALLSCSRRCAIYQNLSVPEVVEQVLRHHGLEGADFDFKLSRDYPVRELITQWRETDLQFIRRILSEVGIWFRQEMNDVTELDVTVFGDSQLHYIFNGSLPYHEPSGLYDGAELCCWGVRTWHKVVTGKVSTRHYNHRIAQEPMDATVSVRSPAVTTGEHYRYTEPYLEAGEDTDPEPASESGAFYARIRHERELNKSAYLHLFSNAYWLSPGMVIDPAGANLDDVKNGVIIAFVSYRGSRDTRLYVSVWGMPYREEYCFRPTEISRPEVHGTIPGRVESREKNDPYAHLDESGRYRVRMDFNLEECEPGFAYPWLRMMKPVAGDNYGWHMPLVAGTEVGVAFHYGDPDRPYIAHAFHDSEHVDVVYRDNHSQNILRTAGGNTLRMEDLRGEEHIALTTPYGASQLNQGHITDEQGKQRGSGFELRTDEYGVIRVSKGLLVTADGQTKAAGDVLDMDTALHEIELCQQQIKALSLAAAQVQALEADIASQQAMFAERFRDLHEMIHFHGPEGVAFTSGEHMQLAAAGNIAMNAGGDISSGSVGNTTLLAGESLGMFAHTGKLSLISGEGPVQVQAQNGAMHISAEQRLSIASMSEILFQGKKRITLIGGGSYLKIEAGKIEYGTMGTYTRKVKRFGLCAPAVMPLDLPAMGNALKQFISIASGKDGEAKSTPVFKFMPEEDE, encoded by the coding sequence ATGTTGACGGATCATGCTGCATTCACCGGGAAAGGCTCCTTATCCCGCTACGTACTGGATATCAATGCCAGTACCGTCAAACCTGATGTATTACGGTTCAGGGGAACGGAGGCTCTGAGTAAACCTTTTTCATGGCGAATTGAGTTCACCACCTCACAGCAAGTTCAGGGCGAAGATGTCCTTTTGAAATACGCCAGTTTCAGCATGAGAGGCTGCAAAGTTGTTCATGGCATCATTACGGGTCTTGAATGGCTTTCTTCAACTGCTGATCAGTTACATTATGCAGTTACCCTGGAATCTCGCCTCGCTTTACTCTCCTGCTCCCGGCGCTGTGCGATTTATCAGAATCTTTCTGTACCAGAAGTGGTTGAACAGGTATTGCGTCATCATGGTCTGGAGGGCGCTGATTTTGATTTTAAACTTTCCCGAGATTATCCGGTCCGTGAGCTGATAACCCAGTGGCGTGAAACTGACCTTCAGTTTATTCGGCGCATCCTGTCCGAGGTAGGTATCTGGTTTCGTCAGGAGATGAATGACGTCACAGAGCTTGATGTTACGGTCTTTGGGGACAGTCAGCTTCACTATATCTTTAACGGTAGCCTGCCCTATCATGAACCTTCCGGCCTGTATGATGGTGCGGAACTCTGTTGCTGGGGTGTGCGTACATGGCACAAGGTAGTGACGGGTAAGGTGTCAACCCGTCACTATAATCATCGAATAGCACAGGAGCCGATGGATGCTACTGTCTCAGTGCGTTCTCCAGCCGTGACAACAGGTGAGCATTATCGTTATACAGAGCCTTATCTTGAGGCCGGAGAGGATACCGATCCGGAGCCTGCAAGCGAAAGCGGTGCTTTTTATGCCCGCATTCGCCATGAGCGTGAGTTGAATAAATCGGCTTACCTTCATCTGTTCAGTAACGCGTACTGGTTGAGTCCGGGGATGGTGATTGACCCGGCTGGTGCAAACCTGGACGACGTTAAAAACGGGGTGATTATCGCCTTTGTATCATATCGTGGCTCACGGGACACGCGCCTGTATGTGTCTGTCTGGGGTATGCCGTACCGGGAAGAATATTGTTTCCGACCCACTGAAATTTCCCGTCCCGAAGTTCACGGTACGATACCGGGTCGGGTGGAAAGCCGCGAAAAGAATGATCCATATGCACATCTTGACGAGTCAGGACGCTATCGAGTGCGGATGGATTTTAATCTGGAAGAGTGTGAGCCTGGGTTTGCTTATCCGTGGCTGCGTATGATGAAACCCGTGGCCGGTGATAATTACGGCTGGCATATGCCTCTGGTAGCCGGTACGGAAGTGGGAGTCGCGTTTCACTATGGTGACCCTGACCGTCCCTATATCGCGCATGCCTTTCATGACTCAGAACACGTCGACGTTGTTTATCGTGATAACCACAGCCAGAACATTCTGCGTACAGCTGGGGGGAATACGTTGCGAATGGAGGATCTACGGGGTGAAGAGCATATTGCACTGACCACCCCGTATGGCGCGTCACAGCTTAATCAGGGCCATATTACTGATGAACAGGGCAAACAGCGAGGCTCTGGCTTTGAACTACGCACCGATGAATATGGCGTAATTCGTGTCTCAAAAGGGTTGCTTGTCACCGCTGACGGGCAGACGAAAGCCGCTGGCGATGTGCTGGATATGGATACCGCACTGCATGAGATTGAACTCTGTCAGCAGCAAATCAAAGCCTTGTCTCTCGCGGCTGCACAGGTGCAGGCGCTGGAGGCCGATATTGCCAGCCAGCAGGCGATGTTTGCGGAGCGATTCCGGGACTTGCACGAAATGATTCACTTCCATGGCCCTGAAGGTGTGGCGTTTACCAGTGGCGAACATATGCAACTGGCGGCAGCAGGCAATATCGCCATGAATGCCGGGGGCGATATCAGCAGCGGGTCAGTGGGCAACACGACCCTACTTGCCGGAGAATCCCTTGGCATGTTCGCCCACACGGGCAAGCTGAGCCTGATTTCGGGAGAAGGCCCGGTACAGGTTCAGGCGCAGAACGGGGCTATGCATATCAGCGCAGAGCAGAGGCTCAGCATCGCATCCATGAGTGAAATACTGTTTCAGGGCAAAAAGCGTATCACGCTGATCGGTGGCGGCAGCTACCTGAAAATTGAAGCCGGAAAAATTGAATACGGCACAATGGGGACATATACACGCAAGGTTAAACGCTTCGGGCTCTGTGCTCCCGCGGTCATGCCGCTTGATTTACCTGCAATGGGGAACGCCCTTAAACAGTTCATCTCCATTGCCAGCGGAAAGGACGGCGAGGCAAAAAGCACGCCTGTATTTAAATTTATGCCGGAGGAAGATGAATAA